In Ktedonobacteraceae bacterium, the genomic window TGTTAAATGTCAATAAGAAATTCGGGTGAGCGCGTATTACTGCTGCCGCTGGTGCTTACTCCGCCAGTTCACCTCCTTCTCCTTGCAGCCGAAGCTGTGCCGTTCTGGCTCGGTAGCTCTCCAACTCCATCATGTCGAGAATGACGCAGTGGTGGATCACGCGATCCAGAGCGGCCATCGTGGTCAACGGATCCTTGAAAATGCGCTGCCAGTCCGAAAAGACGAGGTTGGTCGTGATTCCCACTGATCGGCGTTCATAGCGTTCGGCCAGAAAAGTAAACAGGATTTCCATCTCCTCCCGATCCTGTGGTACATAGCCAATGTCGTCGAGGAAGACACAGGCGAAGCGATCCAATTTGGCCAACTCCTGGGGCAAACGCAGGTCACGCTTGGCGGCGAGCAGCCGTTGGAGGAGTGTTGAGGTGGCTGTCCACAAGACCGAGTGGCCCTGATGAGCCAATTCATAGGCGACCGCACAGAGGGCATGACTTTTGCCAACCCCAGGCTTGCCGATGGCAACGATATTGGTCGACTCCTTGAGGAACGCTCCGCTTTTGAGACGTTCGAGTTGCAAGCGTAACGCTGCCGGGAAGCCATCCAGTGAGAGCGTGCGGAAGGTCTTCTCTGGAGGCAGACCAGCCTCTCGCAAGAGTCTCTGCACGCGCCGCTGCTCCCGCCTCTCACGCTGCAGTTTGACCAGTTCGTAGCGATAGGCTTCGTGCGAGATCCCCTCTTTGGCGGCGCGGAGAGCCAGGTCCGCAAAACTGTGCGCGAAGGCATCCAGATGCAGCGCTTCTAGTTGACGCCGCAGGTCGTCATGACGATTAGCCGCTGAGACTGGCATGATTCCTCCTCGCCGAGGGCACCAAACGATCATACGGGCTCAAGTCCAGAGCTGGTCGCTCCACCTCTGGTGGGGTGCCAGCGTTGCCCAGGCCCAACACGTCTCGCACCGCCTCCACCGTTGGCGGACTCTTGGCTTCCAGCAAGAGCGAGAGCGCCGTTTCCACCTCGCTCTCCGAGTGTCCGGCAGCCAGGTGGAAGAGCCGCACATATTCGCGATCCGCTCGCCGGGGCAGCAAGCTTTGCAGTCGATCATACGTCTTGCGGAAGATGGTGGTGGGGAAGAGTTCCTCCCGATAGCGATAGGCCGCAAAGGCGGCGGGCTTTTTCACCAGCGACCAAATGACATGACGATACTCGATGCGCTTTTGCTGTTTGCCGATCAAGCGAGGAAAGCGAAAAGCCAGCTGCGTGCCGACATAGCCCTCGATGTGTTCAGCACGCACGCGCACGCTGATGCGCGTTCCAATCAAGCGAGAAGGCACCGAATAGGTATTACCGAGTACCGTGATCGTCGAGAAGCGCGAGACGCGCACCCTCATCTCGCGGCAAGGCGAAAGAGGGGCCTGTGGCAGCGGAGCGAGGGCGGCCAGGTCTTCTTTGAAACGAGGCTTGCGAGTCTGGTTGCGTTGTTTGACCAGCTCAGCAACAAAGCGTTCATAGCCGGCGCGATCGCCAAAATCGCGGCTGCCCCGCACACGCAAAGCTTGATCGAGCGCCTCTTTGAAGCGGTGATGAGCCTGCTCCACATCTCCATTTTCATGCGCCACGCCAACATTGTGGGTGGTGGCTTCCATCCCGTAGTGTGCCATCAGGGCTTGATAGCGCGCGGTCCACTCCTCGCGCTGCTCTTTGGGCAGCTGATGAACCGCGGCGGTCAGATGATCGGTGCGATGCTGCTTGGGAACCCCGCCGAGTTGCCACAGCGCCTGTTCGATGCCTTCGGCCAACGCCTCAAAGCTCTCGCTGAAGCACAGACGCACCGCTTCCATGTTGGAGTAGGTGAGGACAAAGTGGTACATCAGATGCGGGAAGGGTTCGCCCGCGATGGTGACCCCCAAGTCCTCCATATGGGTAAAATCGGACTGGGCGCGCTCGCCGGGCGTATGGACTTGTTCAAAGATCACCTCGCGCTCTGGACCCTGCAGGGCACGCCAGGCGGCGATCTGTCGCTGGAGAGTGCGCACCTGAGTCGGACGGTAGCGATCGGGATGGCGCTGACACAGAAGCGCGAACAAAGTGGTTCCCTGTAAGGCTGGGTCGCGCTCCAGGTGCTCGACCACCCAGGGCCAATCCTCCTCAAAGGGGTTAGGTCTGGTACGCCAGGTGCGCGGGCGTTTCAATTCAGATGGCAGCTTGCCAGCCCGCTCGTACTTGTGAGCGGTTCGCTCGCTCATGTCGGCCTTGGCCGCTGCCTGGGCTTGGGTGAGTCCTTTGCGTCGGTATTGCATAAACAACTTAACCTCAGTATCCTTCTTCATGACACTCATCTCCTTGTGAAGGTTTGATGAGGGTCATAGTAGAGCCTCCTGCGGGCTTTTGTCCAGGGAGGCTCTTCCTCCTCTTCAGCAGGGGACAAGTCGCGACGATGCTCATCCCCTGTGTTCTCTCAACCGGCAGTTGTCATGCGCGTCACTGCTCACTTCTCATTGTCGCTCAACATACACAGATACCACGAGCGCCGCGATGAGTACAGCCATCACCACAGAGATTGCCATTCCAACGAGAAACCCTCTGAAATGCCTCGCATAGTTTTTATAGCCTGCCATCCCCTCGGTGCCAGGAATCACCACAAACGCCGGGGTGATGGTACAGACAATCAACCAATCTAGGATCAACCAGTCCACGAGATTAAACAGGAAGCCGACGCCGAAAGCACTGAGGAAGACGCCAGCAAAGCCTTGATGGGCAGCTTTTGCGGAGAGCGCAGCTAGCACGAGCAAAGCAATCAACAGGAGGAGAAACACTGCTGCCCAATAGGAACTCAGCCGTTTTTCCGTTAGGGTCTTCGGCGGCACTGCGTCTCGAACATCCTTCGGATAGTCTTGGAGCAACAGACGGGGATTGTGCCATAAATAAGATGGCCAGGATGAGTGCCGAGAGCACAAGTGAACCAGGCACACCGTAGATGAGAATCGTAGCGAGTATCGTCATACCTCCTCCTTATCAATACCAATGCAAGGTAGGAATCAACGGCATCTATCGGGAAGCGCGCTGAATCAGCAGAGCTGATTGGCTGCCACTCCAGGAGGACTGGTCATGGAGAGCGAGAATCGCCTGGCGTTCTTCTGGAGTACAATCGAACAGCAGTTTGATTTCAGCGTCACGTTTCTGTCCATCCACCGTGATGAGCAGTGCGGTCACCTGCCTGGTGGACTGGCTGCCCATCCACACATCAATCCCCGATCCGTCACCCGACATGGTTCCCTGCAGATATCCATAGTCCAGGGGATAGAGGAACCCTGGATAGCGAGGATGTGCTGTCCCACGAGGACGGTCAATCACGATTTCGCTCCTTGAGACAAGCGTATCAAGTGCCTCCCAGAAATGCGGTGTCGGCATAGTGAATAATCCTTCCAGGAAAACAACACAAGGTCTATCATCGTCACCTACTCGAAAAGTTACCCGCTCTGTCCGATCCTGCTCTCATCAGTCCAACTGTTGAATGAAGATACTCTCCTTATGCATCTGCATGAGATATTACTTCAGAAGAGATGAACCACCCTCCTGAGAAAAGTATACTTGTTATAGTGGGTGTTTTCGCACTAGTTCGGTTGATCGCCCGCTGGCGTCCAGCCGAGCGCCAAAACGATGTGCTCCGTATCCAAATCGGGACGTCGTATCAGCCCGACTCGCTCGGCAGTCCGTAGAGAGGCAATATTCCCGGCCCTCGTGCGGGCAATCACGGGCCACCGAGGGAGATAGGCACGCACGAGGCTGACTGCCATCCGTGCCATTTCGCTGGCATACCCCTGGCCCCATGCACTCGGGGTAAACCGATAGTACAGGTTGAAGACATCGCGCTCACGCCAGACCCGATGTTCAACTCCCCCAAAGCCGATGACGTGCTCCTCCAGCGGAAGCATAACGGCCCAATACCCGAAGCCATAGACTTCCCAGTGATGCAGGCAACTTCGCAACATTTCTTCACTGGTTGCCAGATCGGGATGGGGGCCAGAGGGATTGTACAGGTTGGTGGCTGGATCTCCATGCACAGCAAACATGGCCGGGCCGTCTCCGATCTGGAGACGGCGCAGAATCAGCCGTTGAGTTGCCACGTGATTGAAGATGCGCTCCAGAGCGGCAGGATCGGGAAGCGCTTCTTCCCCAGGCGATGCCATAGTATCTCCTCCAAGAGCCTCATCACCTGTGGATATTTTGCTCACCAGCCAGGCAGTGAAGCGCCGGTATCTCGGAATGCTCTTCTGGGTAAGCACCCCTTCTGCTTTCCGTTCATCATGCCACTAAGTATACTGGAAAGGGGCGTAAGATACTTATCATCCGTTTAACATCGAGTTGCTTCTTCCCCAGATGATTGGTGAGTAGCGCTGGCTGTTCTCGCAAGCGAGAGAAGGTGAGTAATTCATCAGCATCTTCCATAGAAACGGCCTTGGTCACTTCCGGCTTCGAGTGTACTGATACGTCTCCCAGACTGGGATCAGCACGATGAGTGGTGGAACAATCGCCATCATCATGATCAGAACCAGATTATCCTGCAAGGGGAGAAAGAAGGTCCCGATGCCCATTCCCACGATCAGCATTGACCAGTAGATCAGCCGTTTCGCCCCGTACGTATTGATCTGCTGCCATTTGGCCTCTGACTCACAGGACTGGCGAAAGCGAAATCCATAGCAGGGATTTCTGGGAACGGAGCCTCTCAAGAGTGGAATGCTGATAACGATGCAGAGCAGCCCAGTTCCGATATCGAGCACTCCCAGGATCGTGTTGATTAGAGGCATCACCTCTCCTTTCCGTAGAGGAGGGTTCACACTACAAGAAGAATCAGCCTACCTGGCCACGCACATCCTCCAGCACGACGCAGCCCCGGTCGCCATCCACCAGCACAAGCTGACCATCTCCCACGGTTCCCAGCAAGTCGGGGATGTTGACCACCGCCGGGAGGCCAAACTCACGGGCCACAATCGCGCCGTGCGAGAGGTAGCCGCCGGTCTCCATCACCACCGCGCAAGCACGCAGGAACAGCGGCGTCCAGCCCGGGTCGGTGGATGGTGCGACCAGGACTTCACCGGCTTGCAGGCGCTGCCCCTCGCTGGGGTGATGGATGATTCGCGCCCGCCCCGTTGCCTGACCAGGGGAAACCGCCACGCCGTGCAATTCCCGTGCATTCTTACTTGCCTGCCTCCCTGCCCGATGTGCCGTGCGCATCCCTTCTTTTTCAGCAGCAGAGGGCAACTCAGCAGGTCGTCCCTGGTCATCACAGATGAAGAGATCTGGGGGCGCCTCGGCCAGCCACCTGTTGCGCTGCGCCTTGCGATCTGCCACCAGTGCTCGTGCTCCCTGGCCATCCCACTGCTCCTGTAAGAACGCCACCAGGTCGGACCAGGTCAGGAAGAACACATCCGCACACTCATCCAGTACCTCTGCCTCAACCATGCGTCGTCCGATCTCCAGCACGATCTTGCGCAGCGGTTCGAGCAGCGCCACCATCGTTGACTTGCCGGCTTCGCGCTGGGCAGCGGCACGGCGTGCTCGCGCAGCCAACCAGGACACCAGTGGGCGCAGCCAGAGCGGCAGGTGTGCTACCTCTGCCTGGGCCGCCTGGCGTTTCTGCTGGGCCACAGCAACAGGTGCTTCAAGCGAGTGCTGAGCCAGGAGTGCCCGGACAGCATCGAGCAAGTACGTTGGGTCCTCATTCCAGCGCGGGTTGGCCAACTCGGTCTCGTAGACACCCCGGTGCCCAAATTCGTTCAAAAAAGCGGCGAACGCCTGGCGAAATGGTGACTGCTCAGGAAGGTCGCGCCAGCCCTGAGGGTTAAGCGGCGCCGCCGCTAGATAGGTGCGAGCAGCCGGATCATGCGCCGCCGCAGCCGCCACGCCATAGAGACGGTAGCCCTGCTCGGCACTGACCACCTCGCGGCTGCCTGCCATCAAGCCAGCGGCCAACGCCTGGCCCTGACCGGATCGCTCACGCTCAAGCAGCCGGGCGAGGATCTGTTCCCAGATGCCACTCATATTGGCAAGCTGGAAGCGCGCACCAAAGGCCTGGCCCTGCTCAAGGAGCTGCCGCAGGAGCGCGAAGAGGTCGGCATGGGTGAGGTCGGTCAGCGGCAGGCACGCACACTTGCGGGCTTCCGCACGCACCCGTGCGATCTCACCGGGAAGCGTCCAGCCATTGCGTATACTGGCTCGCAGCAAGCGGAGTTGGGCACGTCTGCGACGCAATCCTGTCCACCCGCGGAGGGGATGCTGCGGCGGGACGGGAATCTCCGGCTGGTGACCGCCCAGGCTCTGGTTGAACTCGTGTGGCAGCAGCCCAAAGGCGTCGTAGGAGACCCACTGCATGGTGGTCAAATCGAAGTAGGCCCGCCCGCTGAAGCGGCGGATGAGTTCCATACCCTCGGGCAGCCCATACCCGATCGTGCGATACGGCGCATAGAGAATGGCATCGACGGTTAACTGGACGATGCTCCAACTGAGCGGCGTCTGCACGCCGGTCACGGCGTCTTTCAGGTTGGCGTTCGACCAGATCGTGGGTAGTGCAGCTACGGCGGGAAGGGTCACACGCGGGAGGTGCGTGACCGGACGGGCCTGCACCAGCCAGAACTGTTCGCCATCAAAGGCCCACTCGACGTCCTGCTGCTCCTGCCCATCACCTAAGGCCCACAGCACCCGATGTACCAGGGAGGCCAGGGCAGCCGCCTGCGCATTGGAGAGCACCTGCTCTTGCCTCTGCTCACGCTCGATTCGGTGTGGTTCACCATCGGCACGCTGCACGACCGTGATCGCTTCTGGAGAGACCATGCCACTTACGACATTCTCACCCCACCCGGAGGCGGCATTGATGATCACGCGGTCGCGCTGGCCGATTCGCGGGTCGCACGAGAAGGCCACGCCGGCAGCCAGAGGCGGCGATTGCTCTGGCCCCGTCACCATAGCACAGATCACCACGGCGCAGGCGACGTCGTCATCAGCCATCCCCTGGTGGCGGCGGTAGGCCAAAGCGCGCGGTATCCAGAGGGAAGCATAGCAGCCCTTGATGGCCCGCACGACCTCATCGAGATCCTTGATGCTGAGGAAGCTTTTGTGGATACCGGCAAATGAAGTGGTAGCACTATCCTCCGCTGTCGCACTCGAACGGACGGCAACCGGTGTATCGGCGAGTCCCGCATCGGTAAGAAACGTTCGTATTGCACGTTCTATGTCCGTTGGGAGCGCGGTCGCTAGAATGTTCGTCCGCAGAGTGTCCAGGATGCCGGCGATCTCGCTCTCGACACCATCCTCGGTCTGAACATGCGCCAGGTCAGCACATAAGGCATGCAGCTTCGGCTTGGCCATGAATTCTTTATAGACATCTGCGACGAGGATGCTACCCTTGGGCACTGCAAACCCATAGCGGTGCAGCCGCCCCAGGTTCCATCCCTTGCCTCCAACGGCTCGAGGGCCCATGGATGCGGCATCGTCATACGAGACAATGTATTGACTCATGAGAGCCTCTCTCCTCCTTTTCATGGTTAGGAAATGCTGTTAGTAAGTATAGGCGAAAAGAAGTGCAAGGAACTTATCAAGCGCTTAACATGTTGTTATAGGCATAGGGGCCTACTGATATCTCTGGTACACGGCGGCAAACCTTTTTCGGACAACGTTCGCCTTACAGGAAGCCCTCTATGGCATCGAAGATGGCGATCATGAGGCTTTTGAAGATGGCATTGCCTACTATCGGTAAGACGAGACTAGCATGTTTCATCTGTTTGACATCTCTTGCTCCTGGTTAGGAAGGACGGATGCATTGGACAAGAATGATGCTCGCAAGGACGCCATCCCCTCCTCGCGTGATATGTGCCCCTCGTACCCTAACTCGCGTCGCGCTTTGGCATCGTTCACGGTGACTTCCTCACCCATCAACTGGATGGCTAAGCGCGTGAGTGGCGGACTGCCAGGCAGGCAGAAGGCCTTGTTTTCCAGATCACTGAGAACTGGGATGGCGCCAGCGTCCTGCACGGTATTTACGGCCTTTTCAGACCGTGCCAGCGCCCGTACTTCGGTGCCAGAAGCGTGCAGTGCTGCAATCAGGTGCCGGCCAACAAAACCAGAGCCGCCGGTGACAAATGCGCGTGTCAACATAGAGTTCCTCCTTTCAAGCTCACCTTGTCCTTTTCAGGAAGCGGAAAGACCAGTTCAATGGGAATACCATCGTGGTACGATGTAGTATACTGAGGGAGAAAGAAAACGATTTAACATCCAGTTGCTATGTGGTTGCTATTCTCCAACAACAGCAGAGAGGTCTGAAAAGGTTCTGTGTGACGAGGTGGCATCGATGAACAAAAAGCAGCAGGCGCTCTCCTCTTCCCAGCGCGTCAAGACAGAGCGCATTCCCAATAACCGCTTGAAAGCGCAGCGGCTCAAGAAGAACTGGACGCAGGTCTACGTCGCGACCATGATTGGCACCAGCGATGTGGAGGTCTCCCGCTGGGAGACGGGCGCAACGGAACCGAGCCTCTACTTTCGCGAGAAGCTGTGTGAGCTGTTTGGCACGACGCCAGAAGCACTGGAGTTCGTTGCTGATGGTGCCGCACAGCAAGAGGAGCGCCTGTTACGGGTTCCTTCCACACTGCCGTATCCCCTCACCTCGTTGATTG contains:
- the istB gene encoding IS21-like element helper ATPase IstB, giving the protein MPVSAANRHDDLRRQLEALHLDAFAHSFADLALRAAKEGISHEAYRYELVKLQRERREQRRVQRLLREAGLPPEKTFRTLSLDGFPAALRLQLERLKSGAFLKESTNIVAIGKPGVGKSHALCAVAYELAHQGHSVLWTATSTLLQRLLAAKRDLRLPQELAKLDRFACVFLDDIGYVPQDREEMEILFTFLAERYERRSVGITTNLVFSDWQRIFKDPLTTMAALDRVIHHCVILDMMELESYRARTAQLRLQGEGGELAE
- the istA gene encoding IS21 family transposase, whose protein sequence is MQYRRKGLTQAQAAAKADMSERTAHKYERAGKLPSELKRPRTWRTRPNPFEEDWPWVVEHLERDPALQGTTLFALLCQRHPDRYRPTQVRTLQRQIAAWRALQGPEREVIFEQVHTPGERAQSDFTHMEDLGVTIAGEPFPHLMYHFVLTYSNMEAVRLCFSESFEALAEGIEQALWQLGGVPKQHRTDHLTAAVHQLPKEQREEWTARYQALMAHYGMEATTHNVGVAHENGDVEQAHHRFKEALDQALRVRGSRDFGDRAGYERFVAELVKQRNQTRKPRFKEDLAALAPLPQAPLSPCREMRVRVSRFSTITVLGNTYSVPSRLIGTRISVRVRAEHIEGYVGTQLAFRFPRLIGKQQKRIEYRHVIWSLVKKPAAFAAYRYREELFPTTIFRKTYDRLQSLLPRRADREYVRLFHLAAGHSESEVETALSLLLEAKSPPTVEAVRDVLGLGNAGTPPEVERPALDLSPYDRLVPSARRNHASLSG
- a CDS encoding inorganic pyrophosphatase; this translates as MPTPHFWEALDTLVSRSEIVIDRPRGTAHPRYPGFLYPLDYGYLQGTMSGDGSGIDVWMGSQSTRQVTALLITVDGQKRDAEIKLLFDCTPEERQAILALHDQSSWSGSQSALLIQRASR
- a CDS encoding GNAT family N-acetyltransferase, which codes for MASPGEEALPDPAALERIFNHVATQRLILRRLQIGDGPAMFAVHGDPATNLYNPSGPHPDLATSEEMLRSCLHHWEVYGFGYWAVMLPLEEHVIGFGGVEHRVWRERDVFNLYYRFTPSAWGQGYASEMARMAVSLVRAYLPRWPVIARTRAGNIASLRTAERVGLIRRPDLDTEHIVLALGWTPAGDQPN
- a CDS encoding SdpI family protein produces the protein MPLINTILGVLDIGTGLLCIVISIPLLRGSVPRNPCYGFRFRQSCESEAKWQQINTYGAKRLIYWSMLIVGMGIGTFFLPLQDNLVLIMMMAIVPPLIVLIPVWETYQYTRSRK
- a CDS encoding PEP/pyruvate-binding domain-containing protein produces the protein MSQYIVSYDDAASMGPRAVGGKGWNLGRLHRYGFAVPKGSILVADVYKEFMAKPKLHALCADLAHVQTEDGVESEIAGILDTLRTNILATALPTDIERAIRTFLTDAGLADTPVAVRSSATAEDSATTSFAGIHKSFLSIKDLDEVVRAIKGCYASLWIPRALAYRRHQGMADDDVACAVVICAMVTGPEQSPPLAAGVAFSCDPRIGQRDRVIINAASGWGENVVSGMVSPEAITVVQRADGEPHRIEREQRQEQVLSNAQAAALASLVHRVLWALGDGQEQQDVEWAFDGEQFWLVQARPVTHLPRVTLPAVAALPTIWSNANLKDAVTGVQTPLSWSIVQLTVDAILYAPYRTIGYGLPEGMELIRRFSGRAYFDLTTMQWVSYDAFGLLPHEFNQSLGGHQPEIPVPPQHPLRGWTGLRRRRAQLRLLRASIRNGWTLPGEIARVRAEARKCACLPLTDLTHADLFALLRQLLEQGQAFGARFQLANMSGIWEQILARLLERERSGQGQALAAGLMAGSREVVSAEQGYRLYGVAAAAAHDPAARTYLAAAPLNPQGWRDLPEQSPFRQAFAAFLNEFGHRGVYETELANPRWNEDPTYLLDAVRALLAQHSLEAPVAVAQQKRQAAQAEVAHLPLWLRPLVSWLAARARRAAAQREAGKSTMVALLEPLRKIVLEIGRRMVEAEVLDECADVFFLTWSDLVAFLQEQWDGQGARALVADRKAQRNRWLAEAPPDLFICDDQGRPAELPSAAEKEGMRTAHRAGRQASKNARELHGVAVSPGQATGRARIIHHPSEGQRLQAGEVLVAPSTDPGWTPLFLRACAVVMETGGYLSHGAIVAREFGLPAVVNIPDLLGTVGDGQLVLVDGDRGCVVLEDVRGQVG
- a CDS encoding NAD-dependent epimerase/dehydratase family protein: MLTRAFVTGGSGFVGRHLIAALHASGTEVRALARSEKAVNTVQDAGAIPVLSDLENKAFCLPGSPPLTRLAIQLMGEEVTVNDAKARRELGYEGHISREEGMASLRASFLSNASVLPNQEQEMSNR